gttttctttttattttaaaataatagtttttacCTCTTTGTACCTTTTTGTAAGATTAATATTTAacgatttaatattttaatttattgatataattgtacttattatacatataaaattttgaactGATCTGATATCTTTATCGTATCCTTCTAAAGTactgtatatattaatatttattaaagggttgatttttttttacataaaacaaatagttagaaaatttttatttacgtCAAATTTGACATGTATTATCCATATGAATGGAATATAAAATATGACAGTTGGactgttaaaatattaatcatacacAGAGATGCAAAAGGGTGTAAGGTTACTCTAATTTTACACTAGTATAAATGaattccttcttttttttaattaaaataagcttATCAAAAGGTTATttcgtaaaatatttttttaaaagactaCCTTGACACCAACAAATGTATAGTTCTACATTAAAATATGCGTCGTAAAGTTTTTATTGCTCTAATAGAATCATAGTAATAATTATGTTATGCAATCTCAATACCCACAAGTGTTGAGTTACCTATAATATCTAAgcgatataaaattaatttttatcactgAGAGTTAAAATGTAAGCATTGAATTGAACTTGATAATAATGGGTGTCgagtttatatgtatataaaatttcatcatttatcgTAAACTTAACCTTAGTAATCACTTTAGTGGAAGTTCAACATTGATAAGTGTTGAGTGCAAAATCTAGTAAATGTCTTTTCCTAACTCAATATTCatgaatattgaatttatatctatttaaaattttattatttattataaacttAATCCTAAAGAATATATTTTATGCAACTCGACACTCTTCAATATCGAAGTTTTTACCATTTGATTGCCGCTCCATAAGAGACACTGAACTAAACCCAAGACCCAAGAGTTAGTTGTGTTTGGGAGAACTTTATGGAAGCCTTCTTTGTTATAGTATTTCCTCACAATTGTAACTTGCACCACCCACCTTAATTTATGAATTGGtagcattttttttttgaaatttaagcaaTGAGTTTTTTGGTTATAACAACACCTTACTAAATAAAAGCATTTCTGTTTCTTTGATGTGGTCGTTTGCATTTCATTGATATGATGAATCTCTTAAAATTCGTGATAATaattttttgatttattaaaaattttcgtcaaattaatttgatgatgattggataaaaatgtaattttcaattatttaataaaaatgatacatttataatttgtaatcaattatttaaaattgattacaattaataataaaaataattatggaaatATGTAGCGAAGCTACTCAAGTTATGCATCTGCTCTCAAGTTATgtttttagtattattatattttgagGAACGAAAGTTTGGATTGATCAAAATAAATTAGTCCCAGCAAACGCTGTTTCTTAAGGAAACTGGGAAGATAAAAGAAACAAACggggaaaaaaagagagaaagaaacaaGGTCTCCAATTCCAAACATGCGTTTGCCCATGATCATATTCCTGGTGTTAACGATCTGGAAAGCAGGAAATGGTTCGAGAGCAAATGAGTTAAAGGCGGATGGGAAAGTGTTGGAGTTGGATGAATCCAACTTTGACTCCGCTATTTCATCATTCGATTACATCCTCGTCGACTTCTACGCTCCCTGGTGCGGTCACTGCAAACGCCTTTCCCCccaggttatatatatataatattctttaTCCAATCTTTGCAAAACCCCTGCTctgttttatagtttttatattccCTTTCTCCCCAATCCCCCCCTTTTGTTTTAGTCTAGTGGAATCGATTCTATTCTTGTCAAATTAAGTGGCTTTGTTTCCAGTTTTTGTGAATGCCCAAAATGACTACTTTTTCACTGACTCAAAATTACCAAATCTTCCCTCCGGTTGCTTTGCAGTTAGATGAGGCAGCTCCTGTTCTTGCTGGATTGAATGAGCCAATAGTTTTAGCTAAAGTTAATGCTGACAAGTTTACCCGTCTTGCTAGTAAACATGATATCGAGTAAGCGTCTATGGCTTTTGTCTTATATCaccaattatatattaaatttcttGTGTTTTTTAACTAAAGCATTCAGTTTGTAGAAATGTTTTCTTGCTggaaattgaaagaaatattagaaaattttcagcatttttttaaaaaaagttttgtgGGTAATACATAGACTTGAATTAAACAGCCTTGGTAAACAGTAATATGTTATTCATTTTATACGTTTGTTTTGATTTGTGAAGTATATTTAGTTTATGCCTTTTATACATGATCATATAACATGAATGATCCAGTTCCATATGTAAAGAATACCCCTTGAGCTTGGCCATTGTCATCCTTGTCATTTGTATTTATTATAATAGGAATTCAATTTTGCAGTGGCTATCCTACCCTCAAGTTCTTTATGCATGGAGTTCCTATGGAGTATAATGGACCAAGGAAAGCAGATTTACTTGTTCAATATCTGAAGAAATTCGTTGCTCCTGATGTGTCTATTCTTAGTTCAGATTCTGCCATTAATGATTTTGTTGAAGCAGCTGGTACTTTCTTTCCTATATACATAGGTTTTGGCTTGAATGAAACAGTGATAACTAATTTAGCTGTTAAGTACAAGAAAAAGGCCTGGTTTTCGGTGGCAAAGGATTTCTCTGATGATGCCATGGTGTTGTATGACTTTGACAAAGTTCCTTCTTTGGTAGCTCTTCATCCAAGCTATAAGCAGCAAAGCGTCTTCTATGGCCCATTTGAAGGTTAGATTAGATTATTATCGCATTTCAAGTGTCTTTAAAATATCATGCTACATCACTTATCCTTTTATCATGCATCATCCACCTTGTTATTGACTACTGCTCTAGCcattttctttgtgcttttgCATATGAGTTCTTGGAACACTGACCACAGGGATTTGTTTCGCTGGTGGATTTGTTGAGTTCTGATTCATCCCTTTGGGGTTTTatacaatattatttaaatgcaaaATTGTATTGATTCAGTAATATCTGAGCAGACAACATGATTTGGTATTTCCTGAATAAGAATTAGGAACAGCcccgaaaaaaaaaaagatagtcACTGAAGGATTTGTTAGAGTTACCTGGTCCCATATCATTTAAATTAAACAGTCAGAAATACCTAAATGGAGTTTTCAACAAATGGATGTGGTTTTACCAAAATGAGGAGGGCAACTTCGTAGGATAACTATAACATGTACTGATAGTGATAGCCATGGAGTGAGACATGGAAATAAAAGCAACTGTGACAAAAAATCATGTGCAGTTCCATGTTAGCTCAGATAAGAAAATGTGGACTAGAAGGAAATATTTTCAGAAGAAGAAGGAACTTGTATGGAGCGTAGGCTAGGGATACTTGAGGCCTTACATTGGCTTCTTACTTGTCACATTTTTGTATAGGTATGTTGATGTGGTGAAGGATCTGATCCACATAAAATTTAAGAACAAGTTCACTGAAAAAGACATGATTTTCTAGACATGTATAGGTAAGTTCACTGATTTACCATAATCAGCTGGCATATTCTTTCTTATACCCTTTATTCGTCTTTTCTAGAGGTTCTAATCTCCATAAATCACTATAAGATTCTTCTTCATTGTTACAATCAATATATTCCCCAAAACGCAAGGCACAAAACAAAAAGCACTCGCCTAGTGAAGTAAGgcttgatatttatatttgtgtttttGTATTTGTTTATGTATAAAATAAGCGTAAgatgtataaattttataataaaatataaaatatggttTAGTTTATCTTTCAAAACATGAATATTTTCCCCCTTCTGTTAGCCAATAATAATGTTCTTCATATAGTCTCTTGTTTGACATTACGTACTCTAAATTGATTAGTTTAATATTGCCTTTTTTTGGGGTTATTAAAGGcataattattgaaaaaaataaataaataaaaattaaagaaattaaggaGAACTTCACTCTTGAAATGTTCCTTGTCTGAAAGGGTCAAAGTCACAACATTTGGTCAACCACTAATTTAAGTTGGATTTCCAGTACCCATTAGGAGTAAAGAGAGACTGGATGTGCACCTTGTAGTCAAAATTAATTGTTACTTGTATATaatgtttccttttctttttcctgctTAAAACTCCTCAAACAATTAATTTTGCTCAACTGTAATTTATTTCTCCTGACTGCATAGAGGAAAAGGAATCTTACCTTTCAGCTTCAATCATGCAGATTCATTTTTGGGGGATTTTGTAAAACAGAATTTGCTTCCTCTGGTGGTGCCCTTGAACTACGAGACATTGAAGCTATTGAAAGATGAGGAGAGGAAAATTGTCCTGACAATCTTAAATGATGAGAATGAAGACCAATCACAGGACTTGATCAAGTTATTAAAGGCTGCTGCATCTGCTAATCCTGATTTGGTATTTAGTTATGTTGGGGTTGAGCAATGGGAAGACTTTGCTGATAAATTTGAGGCCAACCATAAGACAAAGTTGCCAAAAATGATTGTTTGGAACGGAAATGAGGAGTACTTTTTGGTAAGTATTAATTCTGAAgtattttatctttaattctgTCGCAAAAATGGTGCCTCTAATGATAGTCGGTAGTTGTTTCTGTACTTGATTTTAGCATAATTTATCATCAGTGCACATGACAATATTAATGTTATTCCAGCGTATGATCATTTGTCATGCCCAACTTAATTATCATTAGCTACAGGTAGTTATGTCAAGTGGTCCGATTAGGTTGGTTTCATGTTGGGTCCAATTAATTTGATTGTAAAATTTTCGAATCGTTTTGGGTTCAGGTCATTTCAAGCTTTGTTTATTATGGGATCAAATTAGTTTTGGGATAGCTTAATGTATCATTTGGTACCCAAGTTTGACacatttttctaatttggtactgAGTTGTTTTTGGTCCAATGTGATACTTGTATTTggtaaaagttatatattttggtatacAAAGTATTGGTGTTAACTTTTTAATGTTGAATTCAGGTATtagattgatttgatgaaagttaattagTAATATTGTTAGGGTTGAATTTTCATTATTAACAAAAAATATGACTTTATAgttagtaaaattaaattatatttataccaAATCCATGTAATCTCTTGCACTTTATCTAGTTATAACGCTTTTGGTACTGAATCATGCATTTATGCTAGTATATTTTCCTGATGGAGAAAGCAACTGTAACAGCACTCTAAGTTGATATATAtgttattaagtttttttataattctttgaCATTATTAACCTCttttcttcaacctttctttagtATTGGATCCGTTAGCAAGTGTGAGGAAATGAAAGTGAGAGCAATAATTGAAGCAAGAGCATGCAAGTGTAAAAGATCAAAATCTAAAAATTCCCAGGTGTAATATGGATTTTTATGATATGCATGTTGCAATGAAATTTTAGTATTGAGAATGGACCTTGATCTTTCTCTTAACTTCATAAGCTAGGATTATTAGTTCTTTGATTGCAGTGGCAAATGCACTTGAACACATAGACCTAGATGCATGTATGTGTATGTAGAAGCTAGGAGCAGTCCATATGATAACTATGTACTTGTCTTTAAAGGTTTTTCTTGTCATTGATGCCTCTGCTTCCAAACATTAATCACTGTTTCTTGTGTTCTTATATTCATTATCCCTGTATCTTTGAATTCATGAAATTGTCTTGATGCTAATAAGAGCCGGagattatttcattatttttttcctATGATGGCTGATCATGTTCTTGCAGTAAAATCAATAAGGTTGCTGACCTTGGCGGTTTTTTCCTTGatattacatgtatatatatcttGTATCATAAGAATAAAGGCATTTGCTGACCTAGATTTTGTTGATATGAAAGGTTATTGGTGTTGAAAGCCTTGATGCTGAAGATCAGGGGACCCAAATCTCACGATTCCTAGAAGGATATAGAGAAGGAAGAATAGAAAGGAAAACAGTTAAAGGGCCATCATTTATGGACTTCATCCATTCATTAGTTGGCATCAGAACTGTGTACATACTCGTCTTTATTGTTGCAATGATGATGCTTATACAAAGCATTGGGAAAGAAGACGATATGCCCAGGGTTGGCAGCCAGGATGCAGTTGATCATGCTGGGAGCTCTGAGGCTGAAAGCAGTCGGTACGGACTTGAGAAGAAAGAAGATTAAGGCGAGGTATCTTCCTGGTTGAGATACAGCAACGAAAACACAGCGAGTTACAGAATAGAGGTGCAGAAGGGTGAATGAAATCTAATTAACAATTCTGTGTTGAAGCTGATGTTCCCAGCTTTCTTGACGTGTATCTTTTTTTATATGCTCAATGATGGCAGTCTTGTTTTAAGAAATCAAAGTATTCTAGACTTGTACTTTGTTGTATTATGAAGATTCATTGTTTTTCTCTAGCACTGTTATTATGTTCAATGGTGTTTTCCCTCCATGATTTCCCATACCTTGTAGTTTTTGTTCGCTAACttacaattaatttttatttttttttattttatcatttttatgttAGTTTCAGTCTAGTTTTGGCACGGGAAGTGCACAATGTATTCTTTTACGTgttagaatttatttattttaaaatatgttggctgtgatttttttaaagagaaattagataaaacactttttttttgcaGTAATGTAAAAGTCGGACGAGGttcaatatattataaattattaaaaacttgaaaaagttatatacaattttaaaaatcaagtaATAGAAAGAATTCAAAATGTAAGTATAGAATGAATCTGAACAAATGGATATCTAAATTTATTGGTATTTATAGAGGGTTTTTTTGGGTAAGGTGAGGAGATGTAACACTTTGATATCCAATTTGATTATCAGGTCCGAGTTATAGAATGTCATATTTGTTGTCGGAGCAACTACGaataattacattcaatttagaattattaaataTCCAAATATGAGTAATACAAGaataattacattcaatttagaattattaaataTCCAAATATGAGTAATACAAGCGTGTAATATGATATATAATATTTCTAAGTCTTATACGAGCTAACAAAAGCTCTTTTGCAAACCCGAGATTGAATTAGAACCAAactgtaaagaattcaaaatgtcGTGTTGACATTATGACTTTTGGGATTCCTTGTTGCGACATAACATACTAACTTGGTCTTGTCGCGACGTGACTGCTTGTTTCTAAATGGTCAAAATTTGGCACCTTCTTGCAATCACCTAaacatttcaaacacatttgCAATTATAATTTCAACTAAATGCACACATCTAATGAGTTCAATTCTAAGCCGAAGTACCTTTTATACATGTATACTTTATATCCATCTCAACAATTTCATCTAAGTATACAATCCAATTCATCATACTAACCTTTGGACTACTTAGCATATACGCACATGTATATAAATACATTACCATATAAACTAATAGCTTACCACAATTTATACCTAACCAAAATTGTGACAATCTCAATTTCATACATCTAAACATATGTCCATTTCCGAAATACCAATTCCAACTCCAAAAGTTCACATGATCACATATTGTACCAAAAACTGGCTCAACTTAAGTACATGCCATATAACGAACAAAAAGAGActatacaaacattgttgagACCTTCACATGTACATAAACTTGTGCATGGGAAAACAAACCGTACTCTAAGCAATAATACTCAGTGATATTTTCATGATTCAAGTTAATATAATACGAATTCAATCAATTGCATACACTCAATCTATAATTTTAATATCAATccattcatatacaattcattctAATCCTCATTtacatatcaatatatatatgtcataaaGTATACCACCTATGTCAAATGGATCAATTATACATTGTCTCAATTAAGAACTATACAAACATATCATACCAATGTCATTAGTGTTTATATTTCCTTTCAATATAACACATTCAGTCATATTCGTTTTTCATTACCGAACCAAATCAATCCATTCGCTAACTTTCCAAATCGGCCCTCAGACTCGTTTAACTGGTTTGCATGATTTTTCACATACTGCTGataatcatatatcatatatatgtaCCTGTAGTACAATTTCATAACATTGAATtatttaaccaatttacaatttatattccctattaacatgacttggaCTTGAATGGATATACAAATCCTAACCAATACACCAATTTAGTACCTTGTGCCTCATCGGAACGTCTGAAGTAAATAGATTGTGCCTATCACTCATCGAAAAGTCCGTAGGAAAATGCGCCCAACGCTCATTGACATATAATAAAAGTAACCCATACTCAATCTATCccatgacatgccaactataacCAACTCTGCTCGAACAGTTAATGTGGTAACCAATTTTCCAATTTCATTATATTGTTCAATTCACATTCTCTCATTctcaattcatcatcaatttcactatttcaacatttaatatAACATATTTCAGCCCAAATCTATATCAaataacatgtataaattaattcatgcacatttttattttattcaatttagtcctctatctcGATATTTAATCTTAAACATTGCAATTCCCTTCAAATAATTATTATCAACTCCCTCAATATCATATTATGCAAAATACCACAATATGCAACAATTAAATTTATCCTAAATCACATAAATACAAACTAAAAGCTCGTGTCACTTGTCGTCGGCTCTCtcctttcctttccctctcaacGGATTAGTGTCATCTTTAGCtacaaataataattcaaaaataacacaatatcaaatttcataacaaatcacattcaaatacaaaggcaaacatatttttcaatttattcaatttaatccctaaaatcggGACAAATATAAATCCAATTTCACATATACTCATTAGACTCATTAGGGACCTTGTAATTTCTATTCCTATAGAAATTTcatagtaattttacattttattcaatttggtccctactgtaggaaactaacaattaagctttacaatttagtccttttcataatctAAACTTAATTTCTATAAAATTCACACCAATATAATCTATTTCTAaataatggaaactttcaaaaattttaatagttttacaaattggaacatgggctaactaaatcaagctctcatgaccttAAATCTATAAAAATGGCAAGAAAATGACCAAAATTACCTTAATAATAATTGGTCAAATACTTCAAGCTCCAAAAGTGGAGTTTCCctattctttttttctcttttggatAGGTGAAGAAGATGACAAGATCATCTTTCTTTCCACCCAAATGTTATTTATgctaagaatattatttaattaatcttagttaattaggtttaattataataatttaattatgaataatTTATCATTGGGATAATTGCTATTTAGGCCCTTGagcctttttctaattaaaaatctgtAGTAATTGGGCTTCTACAATTTTAGAGTGCCAAGTTTGTCAAAAGGTCCCAAATATAAACCTCTATTTATAGGCCCTGAAAAAAGAAGTTAAAAAGAGAAAAGTGGATATGAACATGCTATATTGGGATTAAAAGGGGTTACCTGAACATGGGAAAATGAGAAAATGGAGAGTAACTTAAATAGATAATGGTATAATAGTGGTTACATGAAAGTTACACCCATTTAAAGTATTTTAGCAAGAAAGACTTTAAGTGCAAATGCATTTGTTTGTTCATTAAAGAAATAAGGAGGAAACACTTGTCTTCCAAAGTACATCTTTTATATTTAAGCCTCTAAGCTATGCTTTACATGACATCCCAAAAATAGAACAACCCACGAATCCTGTCAACCTTCCAAAGCTGtttcccaaaaaaaaagaaaatcgtTCCCAATATGATTGTTCCCACCATAGAGTGCTCCTGCATAGAACTATATTTTTTGGAACTATTATTGATAGAACAATTAGTAATAAAAAAACAGGTATATATTTCATCTAGATAAGTATTTGTTAAAATTTACTCTAAATATTATtaagaataatataaaaagtgTATAAAGGAGTAaagattattaaaaattgtaaatattaaaatattaataattagaaattttaaaaattatagtaaaaaaataatgtttCTTTTTTATCTATACAcgaatgattttatgattatattTTGTGGGacaatattttttatgatttaatatttaatattttttatatttacaactAGTTTTCTTTCCAGTGCAGGTCgttgtatttattaattaaaataaaatttattgattataaatatgtttttaatataatattccttcattaatttaaatataatttaaataagtaattgaAATTAATAAAGTTTAGGTATTAAATACTTACAGTAAAACaatcattatttaaattaaataatataatgttaagataaataaaatataatttttaaatttaattaaataattagaaataaatttaaaattagatacaaatatattaatgatatatgtttaaatatattaaatttatctatttaaatATATGTactgattttaaatttaatttagataaataaatttatccagttatcttaaattaaaagtaaataatgtaaatattaagataaatattatttatttttatgataacgtttacattatgttttatttttaaattttgaactataatttttaagtataaataaaaaaataattttgtacaaaatttttatacaaatataCGTTATAGTTACGAtatcttttataaaaatatataaattattaaattattacctAGTCAGAAATAGCAAGTGAGGTGCAAAAtctgtaaaaaaaagaaaaaaattgcacCATTATAAcaacatataaatttattttaaataaaagtaaaaataatatttttattaaataattttaaattttaagcagACAAAAAAAATCTTGTGAAAGTCTtaccaaaaatcataaaaaatgtatatgaaaaaaataaatgacattgaatattattccaaatgaaatattaaaattaataaattactaaatCGAAATTGAAAAAAGAGTGAGTAGAAACTCAtgaaaattactaataaattttgGACTTACAATGCAATTAAATTACTCATGCATTTGGAATAAAAAAACACAACCAAATAAAAAAGACCCATTTTTGGGTCTCATGAGTTGGAAAACAATAAAGATTCATTCAAGAATCCGAATAATGCGAAGTAATCGTCAGATCCAAGTTATAGAATGAGAAGCGgctttaataatatatttggatATGTAAGGATATTTATAGGAAGCTAGAAGCTAATATAAAtagaatattaatttaaaaaataattatagataatatataaataaataattatcaatGTAAATTaagtagataaattaatttttaattttttaatttatctaattaactatatatttattttaaacttaaaattctaaaaataaatattttttctttaccAATGTTAAGTACGTTTGAGCTGAATAGTTAGttatataaacaaaaattaatttttaaaaaattttgataattgcagtcataaaaattactttaaaatattagtactaaataaattatatttaaaaaaactacattgtaaaaaataatttttttaatattaagaaaaaaaaacattgtaacaatatttacaattaaaatttgataattgcaGTCACAAAAATTGcttaatttttatctttaaaaactttgggtaaaaattaatatatttaaaagtatGTTTAAATTAGCTTgaaaaattagtatttaaattttttttatgtatccttaatattaaaaaataatatttaaaatattttttaaattacaatttcCGAATAAATCAtctttaaaatacataaaattaaaaatatttacaatataatttttttcttaaaaataagttaatatattttaaaatatttaaaactacagtttttgaattttaaaatttttaagataatttaaatatattaattttaccccaaatttttaACCAaagatttaaatattaattttttccaagttctaaatattaaataaaatatctttaaaaaagaaaaaaagcgaTTCATCACTTTTCGTAATATGAATGCTTATGTACATtgtcatattatatatatgattttacttaattatttaattatttatttaatttttaaagtttatatttttaagaagttaaatattttttatttcaattaacgtGGTTTTGACGTcataaaatgttttttatttttattgtgtatttcttaaataagtaaaaataataaaattttaaaatttaaattaaatatatatattttaaatttaagattaaatttaaattttaaaaatattaactttagctatcaaaattatctttaaaaaattataaaaattaaataaaaaaccacAAATGCGCCATTTGTCGCATATATAGCTTATATaccttgttatatat
This window of the Gossypium hirsutum isolate 1008001.06 chromosome A09, Gossypium_hirsutum_v2.1, whole genome shotgun sequence genome carries:
- the LOC107889354 gene encoding protein disulfide-isomerase 5-2-like precursor (The RefSeq protein has 1 substitution compared to this genomic sequence); translation: MRLPMIIFLVLTIWKAGNGSRANELKADGKVLELDESNFDSAISSFDYILVDFYAPWCGHCKRLSPQLDEAAPVLAGLNEPIVLAKVNADKFTRLASKHDIDGYPTLKFFMHGVPMEYNGPRKADLLVQYLKKFVAPDVSILSSDSAINDFVEAAGTFFPIYIGFGLNETVITNLAVKYKKKAWFSVAKDFSDDAMVLYDFDKVPSLVALHPSYKQQSVFYGPFEDSFLGDFVKQNLLPLVVPLNYETLKLLKDEERKIVLTILNDENEDQSQDLIKLLKAAASANPDLVFSYVGVEQWEDFADKFEANHKTKLPKMIVWNGNEEYFLVIGVESLDAEDQGTQISRFLEGYREGRTERKTVKGPSFMDFIHSLVGIRTVYILVFIVAMMMLIQSIGKEDDMPRVGSQDAVDHAGSSEAESSRYGLEKKED